A window from Montipora capricornis isolate CH-2021 chromosome 7, ASM3666992v2, whole genome shotgun sequence encodes these proteins:
- the LOC138056643 gene encoding E3 ubiquitin-protein ligase Hakai-like, which yields MEDDLELEHEGVAPGSASQPVRRNISLKLKTKSKPSSSLSSGKSKKKEGKSGERSRSGSDGDKESKKKQKSPSATGSGTQVVVMRELKWDHQIVPIGQKVQDPLLHLCEKCSLPILVYGRLSPCKHSFCLTCAEKGNGKCPRCGEAVQRIERAPLGSVYVCSVGGSRYGISGCRRSYFSQRDLQSHIKRRHQREQGGGESDGGEEAENEIQRAMFPQAVPFFPAPLRETLPAVAPHPILPGERPFGNVGTVPVMDGRHFPGVPTIPRETFFMEGPRQQHPVVSGFPTQAPAPAPMPHVPQAAFPRPEQGPSPRFEEIRVTRPMNPAPIDEGFGPRPVGPGFPGRFPGPPRSDVDWIPGERGPVRGERDWIPPHGRSDRDWIPPRSVGNMVPPGAPPQGRPPPGDPHFRPMF from the exons ATGGAGGACG ATCTGGAACTAGAACACGAAGGAGTAGCTCCTGGGTCTGCATCGCAGCCAGTGCGGCGGAACATCTCCTTGAAACTAAAGACAAAAAGCAAGCCTTCAAGCTCGTTGTCTTCTgggaaaagcaagaaaaaggAAGGGAAAAGTGGTGAAAGGTCCAGAAGTGGATCAGATG GCGATAAGGAAAGTAAGAAGAAACAGAAATCTCCTTCAGCCACAGGTTCAGGAACACAAGTGGTCGTAATGAGGGAGCTTAAATGGGACCACCAG ATTGTCCCAATTGGTCAGAAAGTTCAAGATCCCCTTCTTCATCTTTGTGAGAAGTGTTCTCTCCCTATTTTGGTGTATGGTAGACTG AGCCCATGTAAACACTCTTTCTGTCTGACTTGTGCAGAAAAAGGGAATGGAAAATGCCCAAG GTGTGGTGAAGCAGTTCAGCGGATTGAACGAGCACCACTGGGCAGTGTGTATGTGTGTTCAGTTGGTGGAAGCCGTTATGGAATCTCGGGATGCCGTCGCAGTTATTTCTCACAGCGAGACTTGCAGTCTCATATCAAGCGACGTCATCAGCGTGAGCAGGGGGGAGGTGAGAGTGATGGGGGAGAGGAGGCTGAGAATGAAATTCAGCGTGCCATGTTTCCACAAGCAGTACCCTTCTTTCCAGCTCCACTGCGCGAGACCCTCCCCGCAGTAGCTCCACACCCCATATTACCGGGGGAGAGACCCTTCGGTAATGTAGGCACTGTTCCTGTAATGGACGGAAGGCATTTTCCCGGAGTACCCACAATACCGCGAGAAACGTTTTTCATGGAAGGACCACGTCAGCAGCATCCTGTGGTCAGCGGTTTTCCGACGCAAGCTCCTGCCCCAGCCCCTATGCCACATGTTCCTCAAGCGGCCTTCCCGCGACCAGAGCAAGGCCCTTCCCCGAGATTTGAGGAAATAAGAGTAACAAGACCGATGAACCCTGCACCCATTGATGAAGGCTTTGGCCCAAGGCCAGTAGGACCTGGCTTCCCGGGGAGATTTCCCGGGCCTCCGAGGTCCGATGTGGACTGGATTCCAGGAGAGAGAGGACCTGTTCGAGGAGAAAGAGACTGGATTCCACCACATGGGCGGAGCGACAGGGACTGGATTCCACCTCGTAGTGTGGGAAACATGGTTCCCCCAGGAGCGCCTCCTCAGGGAAGACCCCCACCCGGAGACCCGCACTTTCGTCCAATGTTTTAA